One Bos taurus isolate L1 Dominette 01449 registration number 42190680 breed Hereford chromosome 14, ARS-UCD2.0, whole genome shotgun sequence genomic region harbors:
- the WDR97 gene encoding WD repeat-containing protein 97 isoform X7 — MTSTAGSQSRHFRSGPHSFLPTTRSGRTWLRVPVPASCGCSCVQASRPLWKSTIFDLAYCKEVEAMVTASRDSTVKVWEADWQIRMVFVGHRGPVTAVTVLPNTALVLSASQDGTLRTWDLQAAAQVGEVALTCWGRGVPSERVSRLLAPAGPGWPLLSLEARSVGLWRARELYSPLAQLSAPVLHLQLAPALPKPTAPHVALPARLVCACADGSVYLVSVSGGHTVSALLLEPEDCAAAVAYCLPREALWVLTRAGHLLCANAARSPMRVLRRLCPPPPPAPQPCCLHLYSHLTDPTSAFTNWEIVCQYKGELCRSDVAWAWKDKNRYLPVVGHTDGTLSVLELRSLKTVFRTEAHSPGPITAIASTWNSIVSSGGDLTVKMWRVFPYAEESLSPLRTFCCCHPAVVLCALGKRVTVGFEDPNNATYGLVQFGLGSSPRYDHRPQDDPTDRITGLCCCPTLKLYASSSLDCTIRIWTAENKLLRLLHLNGAPQALTFCSNNGDLVLALGSRLCLVDHRLYLPTSYLLKAPFPVQNLCQEVPDGVDDPPLPLTSPELLTAAQLQRLANLRGVASLSTALCFIHRQTTAPQQPVLEEDLEVLVVRNQDLQQLRLGLESPAARPQLTWQQRQQAFDNYLHLIYGPGMLVSMGPPQTSLCPGPLTCLCVPHPPQGLDSEAEPQQQWGTVALTVEKETWDPSAQPRDGPALGGTEAPPLQDVGTLGRRFARPPRVPLPLPPTYRRVHSRASQLLARSSLSCELGLSLDLQLQWDRLSKNPLAWDPPSPDLGQSRTSLLLQRRPQELLSNLSGFFPATIHPYKYWRRPIRFPGCVPNSVVLQQMWLPEEVSGLGALGGLSGSLESKQCRGQEDLWLVRGIRRRHTKQQQKLIQWLRDEEDEDEEEPDLDWGLEPPSPPHRLPSDPLLVPVRLRAQSAKDPILSLKGTHEDTAKTETYLHHPQFHYAQLLWEQRYGRLPKFLQFFVEQNWFKKLFPIFTLQAYPEMGTVEGLASAFMDLLEEASWADRVHVLRALLRLLPDLSRDFCSRLQGTLLHLLNLEQPPSLQDRVQKQFVMLALQLLLACSLESREVVVELMSYFLYSPAPFRPELRRLLDGLGLQDPQGFLFKEMMTWVQGPDPESKATLRRRCCQKLEEMIQQLQMETTQLSVAKMSEVLPKVSETSGLHPPSKEALSQISMLSGAAGHVSVTSSNVSQTPSLVVSPGVSDLTTLEPQAQQTLPQLHFTRTRRALSETLMHFCLQPEVVLRSSAPAILPHEMPPREMLPLAQMVWSQSKMLDLGPIDALNFFCEQQRIRHQGPLPEEPYSPPPGPPLPPQFCGMVLPHSPDPRHDRILRLQEARVQRSPMRLRGRMLSRLCVDRSLDSTIRILKLPLPRVELQPFPPDWPRSARPLPPRLLHPALQRYFLPDDTNPDNYH, encoded by the exons ATGACTTCCACTGCCGGTTCGCAGAGTCGTCATTTTCGGAGCGGGCCCCACAGCTTTTTACCAACAACTCGCAGTGGCAGAACATGGCTCAGAGTGCCCGTGCCCGCCAGCTGTGGCTGCTCCTGCGTACAGGCCTCCAGACCTTTGTGGAAAAG CACCATCTTCGACCTGGCGTACTGTAAAGAGGTAGAGGCCATGGTGACAGCTTCCCGGGACAGCACAGTGAAAGTGTGGGAGGCTGACTGGCAGATCCGGATGGTGTTCGTGGGACACAGAG GCCCGGTGACCGCGGTGACCGTGCTCCCGAACACAGCCCTGGTGTTGTCGGCTTCACAGGACGGGACGCTGCGCACGTGGGACCTTCAGGCAGCAGCGCAGGTGGGTGAGGTGGCACTCACCTGCTGGGGCCGCGGCGTGCCGTCGGAGAGGGTGAGCCGTCTGCTGGCCCCCGCCGGCCCGGGCTGGCCCTTGCTCTCCTTGGAGGCCCGCAGCGTGGGGCTGTGGCGTGCGCGGGAGCTCTACTCGCCGTTGGCGCAGCTATCTGCGCCGGTGCTCCACCTGCAGTTGGCGCCGGCGCTGCCCAAGCCCACCGCCCCGCACGTGGCGCTGCCCGCCCGCCTCGTGTGCGCCTGCGCTGATGGCTCGGTGTACCTGGTGTCAGTCTCTGGCGGACACACCGTGAGCGCGCTTCTTCTGGAGCCCGAGGACTGCGCGGCTGCCGTGGCCTACTGCCTGCCTCGCGAGGCGCTGTGGGTGCTGACGCGCGCCGGACACCTGCTGTGTGCTAATGCAGCACGCTCCCCAATGCGGGTGCTGCGCCGCCTGTGCCCGCCGCCGCCACCCGCGCCCCAGCCCTGCTGCCTGCACCTCTACAGCCACCTCACGGACCCCACCAGCGCGTTCACCAACTGGGAGATAGTGTGCCAGTACAAGGGCGAGCTGTGCCGCAGCGACGTGGCCTGGGCCTGGAAGGACAAGAACCG GTACCTGCCCGTGGTGGGGCACACTGATGGCACCTTGTCCGTACTCGAGTTGCGCTCCTTGAAGACGGTCTTCCGAACGGAGGCACACAGCCCGGGCCCCATCACTGCCATCGCGTCCACCTGGAACAGCATCGTGTCCTCTG GGGGAGACCTGACTGTGAAGATGTGGCGCGTCTTCCCCTACGCCGAGGAGAGCCTGAGCCCCCTGCGCACCTTCTGCTGCTGCCACCCGGCGGTAGTGCTCTGCGCCCTTGGCAAGCGCGTCACGGTGGGCTTCGAGGACCCGAACAATGCCACCTATGGCCTGGTGCAGTTTGGCCTGGGCAGCAGCCCTCGCTATGATCACCGGCCCCAGGACGACCCCACGGACCGCATCACCG GCCTGTGCTGCTGTCCCACGCTCAAGCTGTATGCCTCTTCCAGCCTGGACTGCACCATCCGGATCTGGACAGCGGAGAACAAGCTGCTgcg GCTCCTACATCTGAACGGTGCCCCTCAGGCCCTAACCTTTTGCAGCAACAATGGGGACCTGGTCCTGGCACTAGGCTCCCGCCTCTGCCTGGTGGACCACAGACTCTACCTGCCCACATCTTACCTACTTAAG GCTCCTTTCCCTGTTCAGAACCTGTGCCAAGAGGTCCCTGATGGGGTGGATGATCCTCCACTGCCGCTGACCAGCCCAGAGTTACTGACTGCAGCCCAGCTACAGAGGCTCGCCAACCTGCGTGGGGTGGCCAGCCTCAG CACAGCCTTGTGTTTCATCCATCGCCAGACAACAGCTCCTCAGCAGCCAGTGTTGGAGGAG gaCTTGGAAGTCCTGGTTGTCCGGAACCAAGACCTTCAGCAACTGAGACTGGGGCTGGAGAGCCCGGCAGCCCGGCCCCAGCTGACTTGGCAGCAGCGCCAGCAGGCCTTTGATAACTACCTACATCTGATCTACGGCCCAGGCATGCTGGTGAGCATGGGGCCTCCCCAGACCTCCCTGTGCCCTGGGCCTCTGACCTGCCTGTGTGTCCCGCACCCCCCCCAGGGTCTGGATTCTGAAGCAGAGCCCCAGCAGCAGTGGGGCACGGTGGCCCTCACAGTGGAAAAAGAGACCTGGGACCCAAGTGCCCAGCCCAGAGATGGCCCTGCTCTCGGGGGCACCGAAGCCCCACCACTGCAGGACGTGGGGACCCTGGGCAGGCGCTTTGCCCGCCCGCCCCGAGTCCCCTTGCCTCTCCCACCCACCTACCGGAGGGTGCACAGCAGAGCATCCCAG CTACTGGCCCGCTCCTCCCTGAGCTGCGAGCTGGGCCTCAGTCTGGACCTGCAGCTGCAGTGGGATCGGCTCAGCAAAAACCCTCTGGCCTGGGATCCACCGTCCCCCGACCTGGGGCAGAGCAGG ACCTCCCTGCTGCTGCAGAGGCGGCCCCAGGAGCTTCTCTCCAACCTCAGCGGCTTCTTCCCTGCCACCATCCATCCTTACAAG TACTGGCGGCGGCCCATCCGCTTCCCGGGCTGCGTGCCCAACTCGGTGGTGCTGCAGCAGATGTGGCTGCCCGAGGAGGTCAGCGGCCTCGGAGCCCTCGGCGGGCTCTCGGGCAGCCTCGAGAGCAAG CAGTGCAGGGGCCAGGAGGACCTGTGGCTGGTGCGGGGCATCAGGCGGCGCCATAccaagcagcagcagaagctgatCCAGTGGCTGAGGGATGAGGAGGATGAGGACGAGGAGGAGCCGGACCTGGACTGGGGCTTGGAGCCCCCGAGTCCCCCGCACAGGCTGCCCTCCGACCCGCTGCTGGTGCCCGTGAGGCTGCGGGCACAG AGCGCCAAGGACCCTATCCTGAGCCTCAAGGGCACCCACGAGGACACCGCCAAGACCGAGACCTACCTTCACCACCCCCAGTTCCACTACGCGCAGTTGCTCTGGGAGCAGCGCTACGGGCGTCTGCCAAAGTTCCTGCAGTTCTTCGTTGAGCAGAACTGGTTCAAAAAGCTCTTCCCCATCTTCACCCTGCAG GCCTACCCCGAGATGGGCACGGTGGAGGGCCTGGCCTCGGCGTTCATGGACCTGCTGGAGGAGGCCTCCTGGGCTGACCGTGTGCATGTGCTGCGCgcgctgctgcggctgctgccgGACCTCAGCAGAGATTTCTGTAGCCGGCTGCAGGGCACCCTCCTGCACTTGCTCAACCTGGAGCAGCCCCCCAGCCTGCAG GACCGGGTCCAGAAGCAGTTTGTGATGCTGGCACTGCAGCTGCTCCTGGCGTGCTCCCTGGAGTCTCGAGAGGTGGTGGTGGAGCTGATGTCCTACTTCCTCTACTCACCAGCCCCCTTCCG GCCGGAGCTCAGGAGGCTGCTGGACGGACTCGGCCTTCAGGACCCACAGGGCTTCCTGTTCAAGGAAATGATGACCTGGGTCCAGGGCCCAGACCCCGAGTCCAAGGCCACACTGCGCAGGCGCTGCTGCCAGAAGCTGGAGGAAATGATCCAGCAGCTGCAG ATGGAGACCACGCAGCTGTCTGTAGCCAAGATGTCAGAGGTGCTGCCCAAGGTCTCAGAGACCTCAGGACTTCACCCCCCTTCTAAAGAGGCCCTGTCGCAGATCTCGATGCTCTCTGGGGCAGCTGGTCACGTCTCTGTGACATCCTCCAATGTCTCCCAGACACCCTCTCTGGTGGTCTCACCGGGGGTGTCAGATTTGACCACCCTGGAGCCCCAGGCCCAGCAGACGCTGCCACAGCTGCACTTTACGCGGACCCGACGTGCACTGTCGGAGACCCTGATGCACTTCTGCCTCCAGCCTGAGGTCGTCTTGCGGTCCTCCGCGCCCGCCATACTGCCCCATGAGATGCCGCCGCGTGAGATGCTGCCCCTGGCGCAGATGGTCTGGTCACAGTCCAAAATGCTGGACCTGGGGCCCATTGATGCACTCAACTTCTTTTGCGAGCAGCAGCGCATTCGGCACCAGGGGCCCCTGCCCGAGGAGCCCTACAGCCCACCCCcaggccctcccctgcccccgcaGTTCTGTGGCATGGTGCTGCCACACTCCCCGGATCCCCG GCACGACCGCATCCTCCGGCTTCAGGAGGCCAGGGTCCAGAGGTCTCCCATGAGACTGAGGG GCCGAATGCTGTCCCGGCTCTGTGTGGACCGCTCCCTGGACAGCACCATCCGCATACTGAAGCTGCCACTGCCTCGGGTGGAACTGCAGCCTTTCCCCCCAGACTGGCCCAGGTCTGCCCGTCCGCTGCCCCCACGGCTCCTGCACCCTGCCCTGCAGCGCTACTTTCTGCCAGATGACACCAACCCTGACAACTACCACTGA
- the WDR97 gene encoding WD repeat-containing protein 97 isoform X6 produces MESEVLDASNPYTVGGDYLIVDQEPYETDIYEVPDPGLLKEERESSFSERAPQLFTNNSQWQNMAQSARARQLWLLLRTGLQTFVEKEKRAELHVARLTHGLEPLRRLEVAAGLCSVAQDPVGRRFVVLDGAGRLHLHREDGWAQEKLLAPVALTGLVAVLGPLGTVGRFVGWGPVGLAILKSDLSLLWLSKPGEHGVPGHEPICCLPVPDPGLLLVAEAGGSLVLWKFRSGGRCLVPHGSPLQLPPSISGALARLALGPRSPHHDPCCFAAYGSAVLTFDLQTWALTDVRRNLHKTTIFDLAYCKEVEAMVTASRDSTVKVWEADWQIRMVFVGHRGPVTAVTVLPNTALVLSASQDGTLRTWDLQAAAQVGEVALTCWGRGVPSERVSRLLAPAGPGWPLLSLEARSVGLWRARELYSPLAQLSAPVLHLQLAPALPKPTAPHVALPARLVCACADGSVYLVSVSGGHTVSALLLEPEDCAAAVAYCLPREALWVLTRAGHLLCANAARSPMRVLRRLCPPPPPAPQPCCLHLYSHLTDPTSAFTNWEIVCQYKGELCRSDVAWAWKDKNRYLPVVGHTDGTLSVLELRSLKTVFRTEAHSPGPITAIASTWNSIVSSGGDLTVKMWRVFPYAEESLSPLRTFCCCHPAVVLCALGKRVTVGFEDPNNATYGLVQFGLGSSPRYDHRPQDDPTDRITGLCCCPTLKLYASSSLDCTIRIWTAENKLLRLLHLNGAPQALTFCSNNGDLVLALGSRLCLVDHRLYLPTSYLLKAPFPVQNLCQEVPDGVDDPPLPLTSPELLTAAQLQRLANLRGVASLSTALCFIHRQTTAPQQPVLEEDLEVLVVRNQDLQQLRLGLESPAARPQLTWQQRQQAFDNYLHLIYGPGMLVSMGPPQTSLCPGPLTCLCVPHPPQGLDSEAEPQQQWGTVALTVEKETWDPSAQPRDGPALGGTEAPPLQDVGTLGRRFARPPRVPLPLPPTYRRVHSRASQLLARSSLSCELGLSLDLQLQWDRLSKNPLAWDPPSPDLGQSRTSLLLQRRPQELLSNLSGFFPATIHPYKYWRRPIRFPGCVPNSVVLQQMWLPEEVSGLGALGGLSGSLESKQCRGQEDLWLVRGIRRRHTKQQQKLIQWLRDEEDEDEEEPDLDWGLEPPSPPHRLPSDPLLVPVRLRAQSAKDPILSLKGTHEDTAKTETYLHHPQFHYAQLLWEQRYGRLPKFLQFFVEQNWFKKLFPIFTLQAYPEMGTVEGLASAFMDLLEEASWADRVHVLRALLRLLPDLSRDFCSRLQGTLLHLLNLEQPPSLQDRVQKQFVMLALQLLLACSLESREVVVELMSYFLYSPAPFRPELRRLLDGLGLQDPQGFLFKEMMTWVQGPDPESKATLRRRCCQKLEEMIQQLQPEVVLRSSAPAILPHEMPPREMLPLAQMVWSQSKMLDLGPIDALNFFCEQQRIRHQGPLPEEPYSPPPGPPLPPQFCGMVLPHSPDPRHDRILRLQEARVQRSPMRLRGRMLSRLCVDRSLDSTIRILKLPLPRVELQPFPPDWPRSARPLPPRLLHPALQRYFLPDDTNPDNYH; encoded by the exons ATGGAGTCGGAAGTGTTGGATGCAAGCAACCCGTATACAGTAGGAGGCGACTACCTGATTGTAGACCAAGAGCCATATGAGACCGACATTTATGAAGTCCCGGACCCGGGGCTCCTCAAGGAAGAGAGGG AGTCGTCATTTTCGGAGCGGGCCCCACAGCTTTTTACCAACAACTCGCAGTGGCAGAACATGGCTCAGAGTGCCCGTGCCCGCCAGCTGTGGCTGCTCCTGCGTACAGGCCTCCAGACCTTTGTGGAAAAG GAAAAGAGAGCTGAGCTGCATGTGGCGCGCTTGACGCACGGGCTGGAACCCCTGCGGCGCCTGGAGGTGGCAGCCGGGCTGTGTTCGGTGGCACAGGACCCCGTAGGCAGACGCTTCGTGGTGCTGGATGGTGCAGGCCGCCTGCACCTGCACAGAGAGGATGGCTGGGCACAAGAGAAGCTGCTGGCTCCAGTTGCACTTACAGGGCTAGTGGCGGTGCTGGGCCCTCTGGGCACTGTGGGCCGTTTTGTGGGCTGGGGCCCAGTGGGGCTGGCCATACTAAAGTCCGACCTTAGCCTACTGTGGCTGAGTAAGCCAGGGGAGCATGGGGTGCCAGGCCACGAGCCCATCTGCTGCCTGCCGGTGCCAGATCCCGGGCTGCTACTGGTGGCGGAGGCAGGCGGAAGCCTGGTGCTCTGGAAGTTCCGTTCAGGGGGCCGCTGCCTGGTTCCCCACGGGTCACCTCTGCAGCTACCGCCAAGCATCTCGGGTGCGCTTGCGCGTCTGGCTCTGGGGCCTCGGTCTCCCCATCACGACCCATGCTGCTTCGCAGCCTATGGCTCAGCCGTGCTCACCTTTGATCTGCAAACCTGGGCTCTCACAGATGTGCGTCGGAATCTGCACAAAAC CACCATCTTCGACCTGGCGTACTGTAAAGAGGTAGAGGCCATGGTGACAGCTTCCCGGGACAGCACAGTGAAAGTGTGGGAGGCTGACTGGCAGATCCGGATGGTGTTCGTGGGACACAGAG GCCCGGTGACCGCGGTGACCGTGCTCCCGAACACAGCCCTGGTGTTGTCGGCTTCACAGGACGGGACGCTGCGCACGTGGGACCTTCAGGCAGCAGCGCAGGTGGGTGAGGTGGCACTCACCTGCTGGGGCCGCGGCGTGCCGTCGGAGAGGGTGAGCCGTCTGCTGGCCCCCGCCGGCCCGGGCTGGCCCTTGCTCTCCTTGGAGGCCCGCAGCGTGGGGCTGTGGCGTGCGCGGGAGCTCTACTCGCCGTTGGCGCAGCTATCTGCGCCGGTGCTCCACCTGCAGTTGGCGCCGGCGCTGCCCAAGCCCACCGCCCCGCACGTGGCGCTGCCCGCCCGCCTCGTGTGCGCCTGCGCTGATGGCTCGGTGTACCTGGTGTCAGTCTCTGGCGGACACACCGTGAGCGCGCTTCTTCTGGAGCCCGAGGACTGCGCGGCTGCCGTGGCCTACTGCCTGCCTCGCGAGGCGCTGTGGGTGCTGACGCGCGCCGGACACCTGCTGTGTGCTAATGCAGCACGCTCCCCAATGCGGGTGCTGCGCCGCCTGTGCCCGCCGCCGCCACCCGCGCCCCAGCCCTGCTGCCTGCACCTCTACAGCCACCTCACGGACCCCACCAGCGCGTTCACCAACTGGGAGATAGTGTGCCAGTACAAGGGCGAGCTGTGCCGCAGCGACGTGGCCTGGGCCTGGAAGGACAAGAACCG GTACCTGCCCGTGGTGGGGCACACTGATGGCACCTTGTCCGTACTCGAGTTGCGCTCCTTGAAGACGGTCTTCCGAACGGAGGCACACAGCCCGGGCCCCATCACTGCCATCGCGTCCACCTGGAACAGCATCGTGTCCTCTG GGGGAGACCTGACTGTGAAGATGTGGCGCGTCTTCCCCTACGCCGAGGAGAGCCTGAGCCCCCTGCGCACCTTCTGCTGCTGCCACCCGGCGGTAGTGCTCTGCGCCCTTGGCAAGCGCGTCACGGTGGGCTTCGAGGACCCGAACAATGCCACCTATGGCCTGGTGCAGTTTGGCCTGGGCAGCAGCCCTCGCTATGATCACCGGCCCCAGGACGACCCCACGGACCGCATCACCG GCCTGTGCTGCTGTCCCACGCTCAAGCTGTATGCCTCTTCCAGCCTGGACTGCACCATCCGGATCTGGACAGCGGAGAACAAGCTGCTgcg GCTCCTACATCTGAACGGTGCCCCTCAGGCCCTAACCTTTTGCAGCAACAATGGGGACCTGGTCCTGGCACTAGGCTCCCGCCTCTGCCTGGTGGACCACAGACTCTACCTGCCCACATCTTACCTACTTAAG GCTCCTTTCCCTGTTCAGAACCTGTGCCAAGAGGTCCCTGATGGGGTGGATGATCCTCCACTGCCGCTGACCAGCCCAGAGTTACTGACTGCAGCCCAGCTACAGAGGCTCGCCAACCTGCGTGGGGTGGCCAGCCTCAG CACAGCCTTGTGTTTCATCCATCGCCAGACAACAGCTCCTCAGCAGCCAGTGTTGGAGGAG gaCTTGGAAGTCCTGGTTGTCCGGAACCAAGACCTTCAGCAACTGAGACTGGGGCTGGAGAGCCCGGCAGCCCGGCCCCAGCTGACTTGGCAGCAGCGCCAGCAGGCCTTTGATAACTACCTACATCTGATCTACGGCCCAGGCATGCTGGTGAGCATGGGGCCTCCCCAGACCTCCCTGTGCCCTGGGCCTCTGACCTGCCTGTGTGTCCCGCACCCCCCCCAGGGTCTGGATTCTGAAGCAGAGCCCCAGCAGCAGTGGGGCACGGTGGCCCTCACAGTGGAAAAAGAGACCTGGGACCCAAGTGCCCAGCCCAGAGATGGCCCTGCTCTCGGGGGCACCGAAGCCCCACCACTGCAGGACGTGGGGACCCTGGGCAGGCGCTTTGCCCGCCCGCCCCGAGTCCCCTTGCCTCTCCCACCCACCTACCGGAGGGTGCACAGCAGAGCATCCCAG CTACTGGCCCGCTCCTCCCTGAGCTGCGAGCTGGGCCTCAGTCTGGACCTGCAGCTGCAGTGGGATCGGCTCAGCAAAAACCCTCTGGCCTGGGATCCACCGTCCCCCGACCTGGGGCAGAGCAGG ACCTCCCTGCTGCTGCAGAGGCGGCCCCAGGAGCTTCTCTCCAACCTCAGCGGCTTCTTCCCTGCCACCATCCATCCTTACAAG TACTGGCGGCGGCCCATCCGCTTCCCGGGCTGCGTGCCCAACTCGGTGGTGCTGCAGCAGATGTGGCTGCCCGAGGAGGTCAGCGGCCTCGGAGCCCTCGGCGGGCTCTCGGGCAGCCTCGAGAGCAAG CAGTGCAGGGGCCAGGAGGACCTGTGGCTGGTGCGGGGCATCAGGCGGCGCCATAccaagcagcagcagaagctgatCCAGTGGCTGAGGGATGAGGAGGATGAGGACGAGGAGGAGCCGGACCTGGACTGGGGCTTGGAGCCCCCGAGTCCCCCGCACAGGCTGCCCTCCGACCCGCTGCTGGTGCCCGTGAGGCTGCGGGCACAG AGCGCCAAGGACCCTATCCTGAGCCTCAAGGGCACCCACGAGGACACCGCCAAGACCGAGACCTACCTTCACCACCCCCAGTTCCACTACGCGCAGTTGCTCTGGGAGCAGCGCTACGGGCGTCTGCCAAAGTTCCTGCAGTTCTTCGTTGAGCAGAACTGGTTCAAAAAGCTCTTCCCCATCTTCACCCTGCAG GCCTACCCCGAGATGGGCACGGTGGAGGGCCTGGCCTCGGCGTTCATGGACCTGCTGGAGGAGGCCTCCTGGGCTGACCGTGTGCATGTGCTGCGCgcgctgctgcggctgctgccgGACCTCAGCAGAGATTTCTGTAGCCGGCTGCAGGGCACCCTCCTGCACTTGCTCAACCTGGAGCAGCCCCCCAGCCTGCAG GACCGGGTCCAGAAGCAGTTTGTGATGCTGGCACTGCAGCTGCTCCTGGCGTGCTCCCTGGAGTCTCGAGAGGTGGTGGTGGAGCTGATGTCCTACTTCCTCTACTCACCAGCCCCCTTCCG GCCGGAGCTCAGGAGGCTGCTGGACGGACTCGGCCTTCAGGACCCACAGGGCTTCCTGTTCAAGGAAATGATGACCTGGGTCCAGGGCCCAGACCCCGAGTCCAAGGCCACACTGCGCAGGCGCTGCTGCCAGAAGCTGGAGGAAATGATCCAGCAGCTGCAG CCTGAGGTCGTCTTGCGGTCCTCCGCGCCCGCCATACTGCCCCATGAGATGCCGCCGCGTGAGATGCTGCCCCTGGCGCAGATGGTCTGGTCACAGTCCAAAATGCTGGACCTGGGGCCCATTGATGCACTCAACTTCTTTTGCGAGCAGCAGCGCATTCGGCACCAGGGGCCCCTGCCCGAGGAGCCCTACAGCCCACCCCcaggccctcccctgcccccgcaGTTCTGTGGCATGGTGCTGCCACACTCCCCGGATCCCCG GCACGACCGCATCCTCCGGCTTCAGGAGGCCAGGGTCCAGAGGTCTCCCATGAGACTGAGGG GCCGAATGCTGTCCCGGCTCTGTGTGGACCGCTCCCTGGACAGCACCATCCGCATACTGAAGCTGCCACTGCCTCGGGTGGAACTGCAGCCTTTCCCCCCAGACTGGCCCAGGTCTGCCCGTCCGCTGCCCCCACGGCTCCTGCACCCTGCCCTGCAGCGCTACTTTCTGCCAGATGACACCAACCCTGACAACTACCACTGA